The Vescimonas coprocola genome includes a window with the following:
- a CDS encoding Spy0128 family protein → MSQDAPAAADATLIPLVGLALSGGGKASADIEAGQFWFEVTQTGGDPTAVSGVPTGLVTTKAGVPHCAAVDIEVGTWTFTKVGTYTFTVVEQTPPAGYAVGGDATRTFNVKVEQKDGRLYVSADSTVFPEVVFFNTYTYPDAVKDTVSGSVTLKAVDGNKAFGDGDFSVKITENAANDTTGYTGFVAGDKDVSADGSFSFDEISFSKVGTYKFTVTQNNKGAAGYTYDDASYEVTVTVELDTTTNTLKKNVTYTKNGVEATDIIFNNYTYPPHVMRDTTFGFVTLKGWDGYKAFGDGDFSVKITENAANDATGYTGFVAGDKDVSADGSFSFDEISFSKVGTYKFTVTQNDKGAAGYTYDDASYEVTVTVELHKVLFLLQKTVTYTKNGQPVDKLEFNNTYTSPDAITDTTIGSVTLKDEDGNDKTFNDGDFSVKIVANDANDTTGYTGFVAGDKDVAADGSFSFDEISFSKAGTYKFTVAQNDKGAAGYTYDDASYEVTVTVELDKATNTLKKTIIYTKDYVDEVREVVFNNTYATPAPSDITFSGNKTLKENGVDKAMEEGQFSFTIEADASTDATGYTGFTAGSQDVAANGSFSFGTVSFTKVGVYKFTISEVDKGAAGYHYDANAVTVTVTVELDTATNTLVATATYEKAGETADGITFANTYDTPDAVDQDLTGNVSLGGDRKTSDIKAGDFTFKVTPDAGNDESGYTLPNTAAASKDGGDIDFSKITFTKEGTYKFTISQDNLGKEGYTYDDSTYVVTVTVTLDKATNKLVPVIKLEKVKDGVTTAVDAISFANSYKKPTPANPSVEPSKPSDRPQTGDTTNVAVWGGLFLLSAALLVVCCIAGWKRRKTSNTK, encoded by the coding sequence ATGAGCCAGGATGCACCGGCGGCAGCCGATGCGACGCTAATACCCCTTGTCGGATTGGCGCTGTCCGGCGGCGGAAAGGCCAGCGCGGACATTGAAGCGGGGCAGTTCTGGTTCGAGGTGACTCAGACCGGCGGAGATCCCACTGCTGTCAGCGGCGTGCCTACGGGTCTGGTCACTACGAAGGCGGGCGTTCCCCACTGCGCGGCTGTGGACATCGAGGTCGGCACCTGGACCTTTACCAAGGTGGGTACTTATACCTTCACCGTCGTTGAACAGACGCCTCCCGCAGGCTATGCCGTGGGTGGTGATGCGACCAGGACCTTCAATGTAAAGGTGGAACAGAAGGATGGCCGGCTGTATGTCTCCGCTGATAGTACTGTGTTCCCTGAGGTCGTGTTCTTCAACACCTATACCTATCCCGATGCCGTCAAGGATACCGTTTCCGGTTCCGTGACCCTGAAGGCCGTGGATGGGAACAAGGCCTTTGGCGACGGTGACTTCTCCGTGAAAATCACTGAGAATGCCGCCAATGACACTACCGGCTATACCGGCTTTGTCGCTGGCGACAAGGACGTCTCCGCTGACGGTAGCTTCTCCTTCGACGAGATCAGCTTCAGCAAGGTGGGCACCTACAAGTTCACGGTGACGCAGAACAACAAGGGCGCTGCCGGCTACACCTATGACGATGCTTCTTATGAGGTCACCGTTACCGTTGAACTGGACACTACCACCAACACGCTGAAGAAAAATGTCACCTATACCAAGAACGGTGTTGAGGCAACGGATATCATCTTCAACAACTATACCTATCCCCCCCATGTCATGCGGGATACCACCTTTGGTTTTGTGACGCTGAAGGGCTGGGATGGGTACAAGGCCTTTGGCGACGGTGACTTCTCCGTGAAAATCACTGAGAATGCCGCCAATGACGCTACCGGCTATACCGGCTTTGTCGCTGGCGACAAGGACGTCTCCGCTGACGGCAGCTTCTCCTTCGATGAGATTAGCTTCAGCAAGGTGGGCACCTACAAGTTCACCGTGACCCAGAACGATAAGGGTGCAGCTGGCTACACCTATGACGATGCTTCTTATGAGGTCACCGTCACCGTGGAACTGCACAAGGTCCTCTTCCTGCTGCAGAAGACTGTCACCTACACCAAGAACGGCCAGCCCGTTGACAAGCTCGAGTTCAACAATACCTATACTTCTCCTGACGCCATCACGGATACCACCATCGGTTCCGTGACTCTGAAGGACGAGGACGGTAACGACAAGACCTTTAACGACGGCGACTTCTCCGTGAAGATCGTGGCCAACGATGCCAATGATACCACCGGCTATACCGGTTTCGTCGCTGGCGATAAGGATGTTGCTGCTGACGGCAGCTTCTCCTTCGACGAGATCAGCTTCAGCAAGGCAGGTACCTATAAGTTCACCGTGGCCCAGAACGATAAGGGTGCAGCTGGCTACACCTATGACGATGCTTCTTATGAGGTCACCGTTACCGTGGAGCTGGACAAGGCCACCAACACCCTGAAGAAGACCATCATCTACACCAAGGACTATGTTGATGAGGTAAGGGAGGTCGTGTTCAACAATACCTATGCGACCCCGGCTCCTTCCGACATCACCTTCAGCGGCAACAAGACGCTGAAAGAGAATGGCGTGGATAAGGCCATGGAGGAAGGTCAGTTCAGCTTCACCATCGAAGCGGACGCTTCTACCGATGCGACCGGTTACACCGGCTTTACCGCCGGAAGCCAGGATGTGGCGGCCAACGGCAGCTTCTCCTTCGGCACGGTCAGCTTCACCAAGGTTGGCGTGTATAAGTTCACCATCTCTGAGGTGGATAAGGGCGCGGCTGGTTATCACTATGATGCCAATGCTGTGACCGTGACCGTCACCGTGGAGCTGGATACTGCAACCAACACCCTGGTGGCGACTGCGACCTATGAGAAGGCCGGTGAGACTGCGGACGGCATCACTTTTGCCAATACCTACGATACCCCCGATGCTGTCGATCAGGACCTGACCGGTAATGTAAGCCTGGGTGGCGACCGCAAGACCAGCGACATCAAGGCCGGCGACTTCACCTTTAAGGTAACGCCGGATGCCGGCAACGACGAGAGCGGCTATACGCTCCCGAACACGGCGGCAGCTTCCAAGGACGGCGGCGACATCGACTTCAGCAAGATCACCTTCACCAAGGAAGGTACTTACAAATTCACTATTTCCCAGGATAACCTCGGGAAAGAGGGATACACCTATGACGACTCCACCTATGTGGTGACCGTTACGGTGACGCTGGATAAGGCTACAAACAAGCTGGTTCCGGTGATCAAGCTGGAAAAGGTCAAGGATGGCGTGACCACTGCTGTGGATGCGATCAGCTTCGCAAACAGCTATAAGAAGCCCACTCCTGCCAATCCCAGTGTTGAGCCTTCCAAGCCTTCCGACAGACCTCAGACTGGAGATACCACCAATGTGGCTGTTTGGGGCGGCCTGTTCCTGCTCAGCGCTGCCCTGCTGGTCGTGTGCTGCATCGCAGGCTGGAAGAGAAGAAAGACATCCAACACCAAGTAA
- a CDS encoding HU family DNA-binding protein, with the protein MNKTELVAVAAEKTALTKKDAEAVITAALDAIAEALRGGDDVRLVGFGTFGVRERAERTGKNPRTGELVKIPAATIPTFKPGKALKDAVVK; encoded by the coding sequence ATGAACAAAACTGAGCTGGTCGCCGTCGCGGCAGAAAAGACGGCACTGACCAAGAAGGACGCGGAGGCCGTCATCACGGCGGCTCTGGATGCAATCGCTGAAGCCCTGCGGGGCGGCGATGATGTGAGACTGGTAGGCTTTGGCACCTTCGGTGTGCGGGAGCGTGCTGAGCGTACTGGCAAGAACCCCCGTACCGGGGAGCTTGTAAAGATCCCTGCGGCCACGATCCCCACCTTCAAGCCCGGTAAGGCTTTGAAGGATGCCGTCGTAAAGTAA
- a CDS encoding DNA-directed RNA polymerase subunit alpha C-terminal domain-containing protein, with product MARGKYKRKRERSRMRATMIEELNLPARIVNRLRGANIFTLADLVTYSEKELATLPGVGKVALEGIVEAVQQHGAHLKDE from the coding sequence ATGGCACGAGGCAAATACAAACGAAAGCGGGAACGCAGCCGCATGAGGGCGACTATGATCGAAGAGCTGAACCTTCCGGCACGGATCGTGAACCGCCTGAGAGGCGCGAATATCTTTACGCTGGCTGATTTGGTTACATATTCCGAAAAAGAACTGGCCACGCTTCCCGGCGTTGGAAAGGTGGCCCTGGAGGGCATCGTGGAGGCCGTGCAGCAACACGGAGCACATCTAAAGGACGAGTAA
- a CDS encoding RrF2 family transcriptional regulator gives MQLNITTDYAIRIVLCVAIQHQASAASVCLAMGIPLEYTRKVAHQLKEANILHVDRGSHGGYSLARKPEDISLFDIVDYMEGTTRINRCLEPDHFCSRNGTETCPVRKYYEELQSKFDETLHSVTIAQLTESCG, from the coding sequence ATGCAGCTCAATATCACAACGGACTATGCGATCCGCATTGTCCTGTGTGTCGCCATCCAGCATCAGGCATCGGCGGCATCTGTTTGTCTGGCTATGGGTATCCCTCTGGAATACACCCGAAAGGTCGCCCACCAGCTAAAGGAAGCAAATATCCTGCATGTCGATCGTGGAAGCCATGGCGGCTATTCATTGGCCCGAAAGCCAGAGGATATTTCACTTTTCGACATCGTGGATTACATGGAAGGAACTACCCGCATCAACCGCTGTTTGGAGCCGGATCACTTCTGCTCCAGAAACGGCACGGAAACCTGCCCAGTACGCAAGTATTATGAGGAGCTGCAAAGTAAGTTTGATGAGACACTTCACTCTGTGACGATCGCACAGCTGACGGAAAGTTGTGGCTGA
- a CDS encoding tyrosine-type recombinase/integrase, whose amino-acid sequence MAKGENIFRRKDGRWEARYIKGRELDGKIKYGFCYGKSYREAKEKVTQCKADVLAGKTASQSALHHRLAFYCDEWLRKKKKKVRESTYIKYTTNLEKHIKPRLGNCYPQGFTSDNADDFTDALLFEDELAAKTVHDILVVLHGVLRYTATQLPGYSAININYPQEIYTEMRVLSCDEQEQLMKYLLTDTDPCKFGLLFMLITGVRIGELCALKWSNIDLKANTVHIAATLQRLHNTTADGGSQTHIVIGAPKSKKSIRTIPLNDYDAALCRRFAGRDDTYLLTGTENYMEPRMLEYRFQKYTQECGLEGVHPHTLRHTFATRAVEAGFDIKSLSEILGHSSTAITLERYVHSSLALKRTNMEKLDKVAGF is encoded by the coding sequence ATGGCAAAAGGCGAAAATATCTTTCGACGCAAAGATGGGAGATGGGAGGCCAGATACATCAAAGGCCGTGAGCTGGATGGCAAGATTAAATATGGGTTTTGTTACGGTAAGAGCTACCGCGAGGCAAAGGAGAAAGTGACGCAGTGTAAAGCGGATGTGCTTGCCGGAAAAACGGCATCGCAATCTGCTTTACACCATCGTTTAGCATTTTACTGCGATGAGTGGCTGCGGAAGAAGAAAAAGAAAGTTCGAGAATCTACCTATATAAAATACACTACAAATTTAGAAAAACACATTAAGCCCAGGCTTGGCAACTGTTATCCACAGGGGTTCACTTCTGACAATGCAGATGACTTTACAGATGCTCTTTTGTTTGAGGACGAGCTTGCAGCAAAAACAGTCCATGATATTTTGGTGGTGCTGCATGGTGTTCTGCGGTACACAGCCACACAGCTCCCAGGTTATTCGGCAATTAATATCAACTATCCGCAGGAGATCTATACGGAAATGCGCGTCCTTTCCTGCGATGAGCAGGAACAGCTCATGAAGTATCTGCTGACGGATACAGATCCCTGTAAATTTGGGCTCCTATTTATGCTGATCACCGGTGTGCGCATCGGTGAACTGTGTGCTCTGAAATGGAGCAACATTGACTTGAAGGCGAACACGGTCCATATTGCCGCTACACTCCAGCGGCTGCATAATACGACGGCAGATGGTGGCAGCCAAACCCATATTGTGATCGGAGCGCCCAAAAGCAAGAAATCGATCCGTACCATTCCGCTGAACGATTATGACGCTGCGCTTTGCCGCAGGTTCGCTGGCAGGGACGATACATATCTCCTTACCGGAACAGAGAACTATATGGAGCCGCGCATGTTGGAGTACCGATTCCAGAAGTATACGCAGGAATGCGGCTTGGAAGGTGTTCATCCCCATACGCTTCGGCACACCTTCGCTACGAGGGCGGTGGAAGCAGGATTCGATATCAAATCACTGTCCGAGATCCTTGGTCATTCCTCGACGGCTATTACCTTGGAGCGGTATGTCCACTCCTCGCTGGCCTTGAAACGCACCAACATGGAAAAGCTGGACAAAGTGGCGGGATTTTGA
- a CDS encoding CHAP domain-containing protein translates to MVWVGGRVEWCACFVSWCANECGYIDSGVIPKFAGCVSGVQWFKDRGQWLDGSAEPVPGMIIFFDWDNRGSSGPQDGEADHVGIVEKCENGIVYTIEGNSGDSCRQNQYPVGHYEILGYGVPAY, encoded by the coding sequence ATGGTATGGGTTGGGGGGCGTGTAGAGTGGTGTGCCTGCTTTGTGAGTTGGTGCGCCAACGAGTGCGGCTACATCGACAGCGGTGTTATCCCGAAGTTTGCAGGCTGTGTTAGTGGCGTTCAATGGTTCAAAGATCGAGGACAGTGGTTGGATGGCTCTGCGGAACCGGTTCCTGGTATGATCATTTTCTTTGACTGGGATAATCGTGGCAGCTCCGGCCCCCAGGATGGAGAGGCTGACCATGTAGGTATCGTGGAGAAATGTGAAAACGGCATTGTCTATACCATCGAGGGGAATTCCGGTGACAGCTGCAGACAGAACCAATATCCCGTGGGCCATTATGAGATCCTCGGATATGGCGTTCCAGCGTATTAA
- a CDS encoding CHAP domain-containing protein, whose product MPDIKMRDVVKGTVKVIDKSVVAAERMKDAYVRTKDKAEHDILAAESTPEEYAADRTLTGTGTVVHEAAHGLDKAGRKGMNTTEENISKAKDYFRRRKADLPKKQAQDAMRRVRRSANATQKTIRMVDRSDRTIKQTAKSTGKAAVKTTQKTIKTAEQTAQTTIKTAQAAENAARKSAQMTVKTAQKAKRTAKGTARAAGHGVKAAMKATAAAVKAIISGTKALVAAIVAGGWVAITVILLICLIALLCGSVFGIFFSSEDAGTGMRMQTAVQEINAEYDAKLEAAKRSASYDNMEISGGRAVWKDVLAVYAVKTNTDENDPQEVATMDESKKKILSDIFWEMNSVSSRTESHSEAEVTETDDGNGNIVQTETTVTRTTLYITVSHLMVDEMADRYGFDAEQREYLAELLKNENNSIWAAVLYGIRYSDDQIVTVALSQVGNIGGQPYWSWYGLGGV is encoded by the coding sequence ATGCCTGACATCAAAATGCGAGATGTGGTTAAGGGAACGGTAAAGGTGATCGACAAGTCGGTGGTGGCCGCCGAGCGGATGAAGGACGCCTATGTCCGCACCAAGGACAAGGCCGAGCACGACATTTTGGCGGCGGAATCCACGCCCGAAGAATACGCCGCCGACCGTACCTTGACCGGGACGGGAACAGTAGTTCACGAAGCTGCCCATGGGTTGGACAAGGCTGGCCGTAAGGGTATGAATACCACCGAGGAGAACATCTCCAAGGCAAAAGACTATTTTCGGCGGAGAAAGGCAGACTTGCCGAAAAAGCAGGCACAGGACGCCATGCGGCGGGTGCGCCGCTCGGCCAATGCCACGCAAAAGACAATCAGGATGGTAGACCGCAGCGATAGAACCATCAAGCAGACGGCAAAATCTACGGGCAAGGCGGCAGTCAAGACCACGCAGAAAACCATCAAGACCGCCGAGCAGACCGCCCAGACGACCATAAAAACGGCGCAGGCTGCGGAAAATGCGGCCAGAAAGTCCGCTCAGATGACGGTAAAAACAGCGCAGAAAGCGAAGCGTACCGCTAAAGGTACTGCAAGAGCAGCGGGCCATGGCGTAAAGGCTGCCATGAAAGCCACGGCTGCTGCAGTCAAAGCCATTATTTCCGGCACAAAGGCTTTGGTCGCTGCCATCGTTGCAGGCGGCTGGGTGGCCATTACGGTCATTCTTCTGATTTGCCTGATCGCTTTACTTTGTGGATCTGTCTTTGGAATTTTCTTTTCCAGTGAAGATGCCGGGACTGGAATGCGGATGCAGACCGCTGTGCAGGAGATCAATGCGGAATATGACGCGAAGTTAGAGGCTGCAAAAAGGTCTGCGTCCTATGACAATATGGAGATCAGCGGTGGTCGAGCCGTGTGGAAGGATGTGCTGGCGGTCTATGCGGTGAAAACCAATACCGACGAGAACGATCCCCAAGAGGTTGCCACGATGGACGAGAGCAAGAAAAAAATCCTTTCGGACATCTTCTGGGAGATGAATTCCGTATCTTCCCGCACAGAAAGTCATTCGGAAGCGGAGGTCACCGAGACGGATGACGGAAACGGCAATATCGTCCAAACGGAAACGACAGTTACAAGAACTACGTTATATATCACGGTTTCCCACTTGATGGTGGATGAAATGGCTGACCGGTATGGCTTTGATGCGGAGCAGCGGGAATACCTTGCCGAACTGCTCAAGAATGAAAATAATTCTATTTGGGCGGCAGTGCTTTACGGCATCCGGTACAGTGATGACCAGATCGTTACCGTGGCACTTTCTCAGGTGGGCAATATCGGCGGTCAGCCCTATTGGTCATGGTATGGGTTGGGGGGCGTGTAG
- a CDS encoding VirB4-like conjugal transfer ATPase, CD1110 family, whose translation MLKTLTTLFKQDKERYTVPRRVQDTIPIRRIWNDGIFLAGNRYCRTWRFSDINYQVASEEDKKVMFLDYSEVLNSLEAGLIAKITVNNRSLNQASFEQDVLMPLRNDRRDGYRMEYNGVISAAAAGGNGIVQEKYITISVCKKSIEEARSYFGRVGADLKAHYTALGSKCVELDATEKLRVLHDFYRQGEEADFHFDAQDMMRKGHDFRDYICPDFIEKHSDYLILGGKFCRVLYLKDYANYIKDSFISELTDLNRNMMLSLDIVPIPMDEAVREIENRLLGVETNITQWQRRQNANNNFSAVIPYDMELQRRESKEFLDDLTARDQRMMLGILTMVLTADTKEQLDMDTDQILSLARQKMCQMAVLKYQQMDGLNTVLPIGTRKINTFRTLTTESQAVFMPFKVQEIQDKGGIYFGENAISHNLILCNRERLLNQSTFILGVPGSGKSFAAKELIAFLILNTEDDILICDPECEMVPLVEALAGDIAAIIHMKAGGRDRLNAMYMVEGYGENNPIVEKSQFIMSLVEQIDKSGIGPQHKSIIDRCVAAVYQEAAETGIVPTLCTLREKLLAQPEEKAKEIALSLELYTTGSLDIFGHTSTVSLDKRITVFDIRDLGAQLKPAGLLVITDTILNRVTLNWKKGKRTHVFIDEFHVVFENEHSGIFFNSAWRQFRKRNAYPTAITQNVEYLLDSVQASTMLSNSEFIIMLNQAASDRKKLAKLLNISSEQMSYVTNADAGCGLIKYGSALVPFENHFPHGTKLYQLMTTKPGEGVFGSSAS comes from the coding sequence ATGCTTAAAACACTTACGACACTATTCAAGCAGGATAAAGAGCGATACACTGTGCCGCGCCGGGTGCAGGATACGATTCCCATCAGACGCATCTGGAATGATGGTATCTTTCTTGCTGGGAATCGCTACTGCCGTACCTGGCGATTTTCAGATATTAACTATCAGGTGGCCAGTGAAGAGGATAAGAAGGTCATGTTCCTGGATTATTCCGAGGTGCTGAACAGTCTGGAGGCTGGCTTGATTGCAAAGATCACGGTTAATAACCGTAGCCTGAACCAAGCAAGCTTTGAGCAGGACGTGTTGATGCCGCTGCGGAATGACAGGCGGGACGGCTACCGCATGGAGTATAACGGCGTCATTTCGGCAGCGGCTGCCGGAGGAAATGGAATTGTGCAGGAAAAATACATCACGATTTCCGTTTGCAAAAAGAGCATCGAAGAAGCCAGAAGCTATTTTGGCCGTGTCGGAGCAGACTTGAAAGCGCATTATACGGCCTTGGGTTCTAAATGTGTGGAGTTGGATGCCACGGAGAAGCTGCGTGTGCTCCATGACTTCTATCGCCAGGGGGAGGAGGCGGATTTCCATTTTGATGCACAGGATATGATGCGCAAAGGCCATGATTTCAGAGACTATATCTGCCCGGACTTCATCGAGAAGCACAGCGACTATCTTATCCTGGGCGGTAAGTTCTGCAGGGTATTGTACCTCAAGGACTATGCCAACTATATCAAGGACTCTTTCATTTCGGAATTGACCGATCTGAATCGCAACATGATGCTTTCTCTGGACATCGTGCCTATTCCTATGGATGAAGCAGTGCGGGAAATCGAGAACCGTCTGCTGGGCGTAGAGACCAATATCACCCAATGGCAGCGCCGTCAGAACGCAAACAACAACTTTTCTGCGGTCATTCCCTACGATATGGAGCTGCAAAGAAGGGAAAGCAAGGAGTTTCTGGATGATCTGACGGCCCGTGACCAGCGCATGATGCTGGGCATTCTGACCATGGTGCTGACTGCCGATACCAAAGAACAGCTCGACATGGATACTGACCAGATCCTCTCTCTGGCCCGTCAGAAGATGTGCCAGATGGCAGTGCTCAAATATCAGCAGATGGATGGACTGAATACGGTCTTGCCGATTGGAACCAGAAAGATCAATACCTTTCGCACGCTTACCACGGAGTCTCAGGCGGTATTTATGCCCTTTAAGGTGCAGGAGATCCAGGACAAAGGTGGTATCTATTTCGGAGAAAATGCCATTTCGCATAACCTGATCCTCTGTAATCGAGAAAGGCTCTTGAACCAGTCCACGTTTATTCTGGGTGTCCCTGGTTCCGGCAAGTCCTTTGCGGCCAAGGAATTGATCGCTTTCCTGATTCTGAATACCGAGGATGATATTCTGATCTGCGATCCGGAATGCGAGATGGTTCCGCTGGTGGAGGCACTGGCAGGCGATATTGCAGCTATTATCCACATGAAGGCCGGCGGCAGAGATCGTTTGAATGCCATGTATATGGTAGAGGGCTACGGCGAAAACAATCCCATTGTGGAGAAATCTCAGTTTATTATGTCCTTGGTGGAGCAGATCGACAAAAGCGGCATCGGCCCTCAGCACAAGTCTATTATCGACCGATGTGTGGCCGCAGTATATCAGGAAGCAGCGGAAACCGGCATTGTGCCGACGCTCTGTACGCTCCGTGAAAAGCTGCTGGCACAGCCGGAGGAAAAGGCAAAGGAGATCGCACTGTCCCTGGAGCTTTATACAACTGGTTCTCTGGATATCTTCGGACATACCAGCACGGTGTCTCTGGATAAGCGCATTACGGTCTTTGACATTCGTGATCTGGGCGCACAGCTTAAACCCGCGGGTCTGCTGGTCATTACGGATACGATCCTCAACCGTGTTACGTTGAACTGGAAGAAGGGCAAGCGCACCCATGTATTTATTGACGAATTCCATGTGGTTTTTGAGAACGAACACAGCGGAATCTTCTTTAATTCCGCATGGCGTCAGTTCCGTAAACGCAATGCGTACCCGACGGCGATCACCCAAAACGTTGAATATCTTCTGGACTCTGTGCAGGCCAGCACCATGCTCTCCAATTCGGAGTTCATTATCATGCTGAATCAGGCGGCGTCCGACCGCAAGAAGCTGGCAAAGCTTTTGAATATTTCCAGTGAACAGATGAGCTATGTCACCAACGCAGATGCAGGCTGCGGCCTCATTAAGTATGGCAGCGCTCTGGTTCCTTTTGAAAACCATTTTCCTCACGGCACCAAGCTTTACCAGCTCATGACTACCAAGCCTGGAGAAGGTGTTTTCGGCAGCAGCGCATCTTGA
- a CDS encoding PrgI family protein — protein MEVKINREIRNYTESLIFGLSLRQCVFSALAIGVAIVLYFVLKPHVETETVSWMCILGVAPFAAMGFIRYHGMNCEQFLWAWFRSEILEPKRLSFRPTNYYYEALKGTLAEHEKEILSGKPAHKARKRKAGKKEEHHA, from the coding sequence TTGGAAGTAAAGATCAACAGGGAGATCCGCAATTACACGGAGTCTCTTATTTTTGGCCTGTCTTTGCGTCAGTGTGTTTTTTCGGCGCTGGCTATCGGCGTGGCTATTGTATTGTACTTTGTACTGAAACCCCATGTGGAAACGGAAACCGTATCCTGGATGTGTATTCTGGGAGTGGCACCCTTTGCGGCTATGGGCTTTATCCGTTACCATGGCATGAACTGTGAACAGTTTCTGTGGGCATGGTTCCGCTCTGAAATTCTGGAACCGAAGCGGCTTTCTTTCAGGCCGACCAATTATTACTATGAGGCGCTGAAAGGCACCCTTGCAGAACACGAAAAAGAAATACTGTCCGGAAAGCCTGCACACAAAGCAAGGAAGCGTAAGGCTGGGAAAAAGGAGGAACACCATGCTTAA
- a CDS encoding MT-A70 family methyltransferase has protein sequence MKKYSIIYADPPWRYKVYSKKGLGRSAESHYPTMELEDIRALPVGTLAADDCVLFLWTTIPLLHDCFSVMRAWGFSYKTVAFVWIKQNRKSDSLFWGMGHWTRANAEFCMLATKGHPKRRSAGVHQVILSHIEEHSKKPEEARRRIVELIGDLPRIELFARQKADGWDVWGNEVACNVALTGGEPNVG, from the coding sequence GTGAAGAAATACAGCATTATTTACGCCGACCCGCCTTGGCGGTACAAGGTCTATTCTAAAAAGGGACTTGGGCGCTCTGCCGAATCCCACTACCCGACAATGGAGCTGGAAGATATACGGGCGCTGCCGGTCGGCACACTGGCCGCCGATGACTGCGTATTGTTTCTATGGACAACGATCCCGCTGCTGCACGACTGCTTTTCGGTCATGCGTGCATGGGGCTTTTCATATAAGACGGTGGCTTTCGTGTGGATCAAGCAGAACCGCAAGTCCGACAGTCTGTTTTGGGGTATGGGACACTGGACGAGAGCCAATGCGGAGTTCTGTATGCTTGCCACCAAAGGCCACCCGAAACGCCGCTCGGCCGGGGTGCATCAAGTCATTCTCTCCCACATTGAGGAACACAGCAAAAAGCCGGAAGAAGCAAGGCGGCGCATTGTCGAGCTGATAGGTGATCTGCCACGAATAGAGCTGTTCGCCCGTCAGAAAGCGGACGGATGGGATGTTTGGGGCAACGAGGTCGCCTGTAATGTTGCGCTGACGGGAGGTGAGCCGAATGTCGGATAA
- a CDS encoding glutamyl-tRNA amidotransferase, producing the protein MKNTKKTANKLPVPGKVRKGFRFYCAAVLSVALVFGCSVTAFAANDPIAVVNNLSDFIFGLIRAVGLILLGWGIVQVGLSFQSHDPSQRSNGFLTLAGGIVITFAKEILNLITG; encoded by the coding sequence ATGAAGAACACCAAAAAGACCGCAAACAAGCTGCCTGTGCCCGGCAAGGTCAGAAAGGGCTTTCGTTTCTACTGCGCCGCCGTACTGTCGGTCGCCCTTGTGTTCGGCTGCTCCGTGACGGCCTTTGCCGCCAATGACCCGATCGCCGTTGTGAACAACCTGAGCGATTTCATTTTCGGTCTGATCCGTGCGGTCGGACTGATCCTGCTCGGCTGGGGCATCGTGCAGGTGGGACTTTCGTTCCAGTCCCACGATCCCAGCCAGCGAAGCAACGGCTTTCTCACCCTTGCGGGCGGCATCGTCATCACCTTTGCCAAAGAGATCCTCAACCTGATCACGGGCTGA